The region AACTTAACATTCAGGGTGTAACACTCCCCCATCAATATATATCTTATATCTCTGAATCTGAAGTATAGCTACACCAACTGCCAGTGGTTGCAATATATGAATCTGAAATCACTGGCAGAGTATCTATGAATCTGAAATCCAGCATGGAACACTGCAATACTACAACTGTAGCACTAACCATTCCTTCGCATCAACGCTGGAGTTTTTGGGTCAATCTAATCAATAGAATCCTCAGATCCTTGTGGCTGTTCCGCTCCTTGGGCAGGCACCTATGCGGTACAGATCTGGCCATCCACACTCACTGCATCCATGGGCGTCAGGAGATCTCCGGTTGGCTGCACCACAGGGTAGTGTAGCGGCTCCATGCCGACGTTGTTGTCGTTGACCTCCACCCCCGTGGTCCTGCTCCACCAAATCTTATATGATGCGAAAGATTGGATAGAAACGGCTGTGTAAATCAATGGATTTCACATGGCTAAATCAGCACCTTTTAATCGGCTGTAACAAGAACTCCATTTCCTTGCGCCGTTTGAGTATTTCTTGAGCAACAACTCCGCTGTGCAGCCAGACGTCCCTACAGCATTTACTACTAAGCAGAGCCAGATGATGTAAAGCATGTTTTTTGATCCACGGATCACAACGGAATTGACGTCCCGAGCCATGGCTTGAGTATCCCGCGCCTCATGGTGACTTCTTCCCGTCACATGTCCTGGCCCACGTAGCCCATATGTCTCCTGTATTTCGGGTTTTACTTAATTATGGGCGAACTCCAACAGGGCACAGGAATTTAATGCACCGAATCCCAAAGATCGAACCAGCAGCGTAGATAACGAGCTCACGTGTGCTCGAGACTAGAACAACTGCGTCCATTATATTGGTGTTTCTTGTGCAATAAAACTGAAGAATACCACTGTCGGGGAGTCGATTCCATAATGACAAATGCCACTAGTTCCATTGTTTATACCATTCTTTTGTGCCATGTGGAGTGTGGATTGTCATGCTTTGTTCTGTCCACCATGCTTCATAGTCTAATGCATGTGAATATATGGGGTTAGTATCTCAAGATGGTCTCCATATATGGGATAATTACTGATTAGGCCAGTGGCGGACCTAGAAATAAAATGAAGGGTGTGCACACTTTTAAAAAAATTAAGTGTATTTCAATTAGCTTGCATGGACCTTCAAAATAAGCTAATTTTTACATGGTGAAAAAATGATTTCCAAAAATCTGGGTGTGCCATGGCACACCTAGCACACCCCCTGGGTACGCCACTGGATTAGGCCATCTTTTACCATCGATTGTGCTGAAATTCAGAAGTCCATTTTGAGCTAGCTACCATGTACATTGGATTTTGCACCTTCGAGGCCCGCAGCCTTTCCAAATTAGGCTGTTACACGGAGCAAGAAGAATTACGCTCTATATATGTTGAGTTTCAGTCGTTGTATTCTCCATCAGGTCTGAGGTTCACACAGCCCTTCCCACTCTACTCTTCATCTTCAAAATCCCTCTCGCTGGTCTAGTAGTTGCAGTGGCATGGTAGTGACCCTTAACATATTGGCATAATAGATAATACTACTCTACATATATCAATACACACATGTTCATAATTTTGGTAGCTTAATATTGAGAAACATCTCCATATCCTCATTTAAGTACTTGTATATGCTGCTAATCTAATTGAATTTTGGTTTTTTTTATTGGCAGCCATAACCCGGAATGGATGGTGTTAAGATGGACAAGACAAATGCAAGAGCCGACTTTTTGTTGAAGTTTATGGCTGTGGATAAGTACTGGATTTTATTTAGTTAGTTGCATGTATTCACGACTGTAGATTGATCCACTGCTAGTATCGAGTACTCCATGTGTTAGGAGCTCACGTAATTCGACATTGTGGCGTTGAAGTGTTTACCTGCTGCTGGGAAGCCTGGAATATATGACCAGACGGTGAGGGGTATACCACCCTCCAAGAGGACAATGCTTTTGTAGGCATATAGAATTTGCCATGTTGGTATTGTTATGTCCGATGACTACCATTTCTTCGCAAGAGCACCCTGTGGCAGTTACTGTAGAATATTATGTTTGTAGCGATCACTGATGTTACCAATCTACAGATTTGTGGAGTATGAGTATGTTCATTTTTTTTGTCTTGGATATTTCGTAGGCGGAGCTCATATCTTAAGCGATTGTGATCATGAATCTAAATTAAAAGGTTTACTAGTGTAAGTATTGTTTTATGTTGCCTTTGATTCATGTTGGCAAGCAGTATTCTTCGGATTGCTTGCATCGAAAGAATGCACCCAAATTAGAGCCTAGAACTACTTAACATGGCCTAGTGTGGGCGGTGCTCAAACATGGCCTATAGGCATTGTTATGTGGTTCTTCTAGGGtttttcatttttccatacgaTGGCaacacgtgaatgcagttgtccaaTATGCATGATCGATTGTTCATAACACTTATTTTTTTGTATAAATTACGTTGAACTGTAACACTGATGTGAATTTATTTCTTGAAATAGCGTTATCCCACCAAGAGGGTAGGTAGATTAGACCAAAAAATTTGTAGGGCGCCCTCCAAATCTAGTTTTCCAACTAGCAATAAAATCAACCATAGTTATCATTTTTTGGCACAACTGTTTTTGTGGCATCATAATAATTTCACCCATCTAAGAAATATTGGCGTCGTTAACTTGAAAAACCCTTTTCTTGCTAGCGACAAAGTTTTATCATCAGATTTTCAACACTACAGACCGATATGCAAAACATACAATCATTTCTGTTAAAGTGGTTAGGATAAATTTCGACTGAAATTGTTTCCGAGTCCATTTTAATAGGGTGCTGTAAGATAATTTCAACATCCAAACACAATGCGATCCAAACCCGACTCCGACTGAAAGGATACGGTATAAGATATGGTATTACTAATAGAAGACACCGTAGGATAAGTCGTTTATTCAAGCCAGATAATCCGATCCtttaaaaaatactccctccgtttctaaatataagtctttctagagattccaacaagtggctacatacagagcaaaatgaacgaatctacactctaaaatatgtctacatatatccatatgttgtagttcatttgaaatggctaaaaagacttatatttaggaccggagggagtatacgGATACACACTTTATTTGTAAAGTTTGAAGTATTAATTAGCAACGTGTGAATGTTATCTTTGCTGACGAGACGAAACGTAAGCTCATTACTAATACTCTTACTAATATATCTGGTTTATTTTAGCACTACTTTCTAGTGCTTTATGTGTGTTTAAAGTGTACAAGTGTTAATACTTGGCTATTGTTCATGTATAAGTTTGCTTTAAAGTACTccatccgtccggaaatacttgtcatcaaaatgaatagaggggatgtatctagatgtatattaattctagatacatctttttttatccattttgacgacaagtattttcggacggagggagtaagagagagagagggtgtgtgtgtgtgtttttaatTGTGAGCTGGGGCGCTGGGCAGGATAGAATCGGGCAAccgcaaaaaagagaaaaagaatcggGCGCTCACCATTTCGGCATACCCGTTTGGAACCCGAATCCACTAGGCGAAATGGGTTAGAACAGAACCCGGAAGCGGGACAGCTCGCCGCAAAACCCCCTCCCCTGTTCCTCGCCAATCCCCATTTGGCCATTTCCCACAAACCCCAGTCCCCTAGCTGCGCCAACCCCAACCACTCCGGCATTCCGCCCGCGTCGAAGCTTCGAGGAGCTAGGGCTTCCCATCCGATGGCCGCCGTGAAgccctcgccgccgccgttgccggcGGGGACCGTCGTCGTGGTGCTCGCGCTCGTGCGCGTCGTCCTCGCCCTGACACTGGCGCTCGGCCGCGTCCTCCTCGTCGCGGCCGAAGCGCTCCCCTACCTGGTCTTCGCGACCCTGTGGGTTATCTCCGCGGCCGCGGCTACCAAGGTGGCGGGGGGCCGCGCCTGGGCCGAGGGCTCCGCCCCCGCCGTGTTTCTCCAGGCGCTCACAGGTGTGGTTCTGAAGGCCAGCTTCCTTGTCTTGCAAGCGCTTGGCGCCGTCATGCTGTGCGGCCAGTTCCTGCTCTACGTGGCTGCGGCTGTATCTGGATCCGGTTCAGAGTTCCTAAAGGTATCGTCGAAATAAGCACCTGTAGCATTTCCTTCGATTGAACTGAGGCATTAGATAGGCAGCCAGCTATCCTAGATTAATACATCAACAATATTCACATGTCCATCATTCTAATCAAGTTGTCCTGATGGGAATAGGAATGAAATGTAGTGTAGTGTTTCATGTGAGTTCATCTGCATCGCTCAATTTTCGGCCCATTCCATACTCATGTCCCTCGTTGTGGTTTTGTTGAAATTGTTGTCCTCCTCAGAGAGCACATGGAGCTTTCAACCAGGAGTTGATTAGGGGCGTTCCTCCCCGCACCGCAGTCCTTGGAACGTTCGCGTCAACGCCCTTCATCCTGCTAATTTTAGCTGGTTCTCTGGTGGAATGCATGATGTCGAAAAAGATTGGTTCTGTGATTGTGGATGTGGGGATATTTGGCTCCAGTGCGATACCTTGCTTTGTGGTCATTCCAGCTGTAGTACTGAGTAACTGGAGGGAGGACCAGATGTCAAAGAAAAACATGACTCACGTTGCAGACTGTTGAGGTATATACCTTTCCCTATATCCAGAAGCCATATTATTTTCAGTTAATGTGCATACCTTGTGCACATTATTGGTCTCCTAATAACATGAAAACAGTTCCCCAATCATTTTTCTTAGCTGTAGGAACCTTGATTGTTGTTTGTTAACATGGAGTATTGTAATATCTTAAACCAATGAGGGTTTTCCTATTCCTTCTGGTAGTTGCATATTTGCATTGATGACAAACATTGGGGTTAGCCTCAATCTTCAGTTATGCTGAGTGGCCAACTGCCACAGTTCTACTGTGTGCCTTTGTTGTGAACTGATCATCAAAATGATATTAGATATTTACATTTAGTACTGACCTTCTTTGGTTCAAGTCGTCAATTGACCAACCAGATGACTACTGATAGATCACCAGTGAAAACCTAGTATGCGTTGTTAATGTCCAGTCATTCCTGGGATTATTGTGATTGGGCAGCAATTTATTCATCGAAATCCACCATAATGGTAGGTATCAGATTTCAAAGGGCTGGGTTGTCGGGTATCTTCTACTTAATTGCATTATCTTGTTATTTATCTGCCTTGTTTTATATGTTATGGATAAACTTAGTGCTTTGTTTCAGTGAAGATAGCAAACAGAATCTCAATTCAACTATTCAAGTCGGTAAACTATGCTTGTAGCATGATTGTGATATGTAGAGTAGTCGACACTTCCCTTAACCTGTAGCTACTTTCTACTTGCATGTGGTGTTACTCCATGTCATTTCTGTAGAAGTGCCTTTGGAGGACACATGCTGACGTTGTAGTGAAAATTCTCCCCTTTTGTTGGGTTTCGGTGTCCCTTCAGCTATTCCTAAAAAGTGATTCATTTAGCATAAGCATTTTTCAAGAAATATTGTGGATAGTTTCATATGTTTATTTCTAATTTTATTGGTGCTTCTTGTGCAAAAAACTTGAAGAATACTACTGTTGTGGGGATGATTGCATAATGACAAATATATTTCATTCAGACAAACTACATGATGCCATTAGTTCCATTGACTTTTTCTTATTCTGCTACGTATCCCCGAAAAGCAAAAAGTAATTTCGCCAACTAGTTTCCTATGCATATCATTCTTTCGTGCCCCGTGGATGTCGATTGCCCTGCTTTGCTCTGTCCAGTGGTCCTCATAGTGTAGTTCATGAGCATATGCGGGGCTTATGAGCTCAAGATGGTTTCCATATGTGGAATAACCACCGATTAGGCCATTTTTTAACCATCGGGTGTGCAATTCAGTGGCTAGTTTGAGCTAGCTACCATTTACATTGAATTTGCACCTTTGAAGCACTCAGCCTTTCCAAATTAGTCTGTCATGCGGACCAGGAAGTATTACGCTTTATATGCTGAGTCGCAATTGTTCTCCGTTCCCACTCCTGATCTAAAAATACCTCTACGTGGTCTAGTTGCAGCGGCATTGTAGTGAACCTTGCCATGTCAGTATACCGCTACTACTACTCTACATATATCACTacatacaagtttataattttgggTGCTTGATATCAATAGACACCTACACAACCCCATTCAAGTTATAGTTTTCTGCTGCTAATCTAATTGAACGTTGGTTTTCTTTATTAACAGACATAACACTGAATGGAAGGTGTGAATATGGGCAAGGCAAATCACAAGAGCTGACTCTTTGCTGAAGTTTATGGCCGCTGATGAGTTCTGGGTTATAGTTACCAGTAGTCATGACTGTAGATTGGTCCACTGCTAGTATTTGTATACTCCACTTGCTGGGAGCTCCTGTAATTCGACATCGTAGTGTTCTAGTGTTTACTTGCTGCTGGGAGGTCCGGGGTACGAGACCGGATAACGAGGGGTATAAATAACACCCTCCCGGAGGAGAATGCTTTTCTAGGCATGTAGAATTTGTCATGTTTGGAGGAGAATGCTTTTTCTAggcatgtagaatttttcatgtttGCACTTATGCTGGATGACTATACTACTCCAGTATTTCTTTGCAAGTCAATGGCCCATCAACATCTCTTAGCCATAAAGGTTGTTCAACATTTCTCGTCTGTCTGAAATTTCTGACTAGGAGCATCGACGTGAGGACGACGTGAGGGCCTTCTCACCACTGACAAATCCGCCTTATTTACCATATTTTCCGTTTTACTATATCGCTACTTTGCAATCAACATTGTTACAGATTACATATGACTGGCAATTTTACACAGTTGTTCCAAGTTTCCTTTTGTCGACAAGTTTCCTTTCGTCAACGGTGACAAATGATGAAGCCAATTGTCATACATGCATGATGGACTGTGGTCCATATAATCAATTTTTCAGTACACTTTGGACTGCAGCTGTATTTTGAACCTTGTTTCTTGAAACTGCGTTATCCCCAAGGAGGGTAGGATCAATCAGAACTGTCACTTGCTTTGGACAACAATTACTTTCTTATTGGCCGCTTTTTTTAAATCAAAATCTACCTAATTGTGCAGTCATAATAGTTCGACCCTAGTCTCCAAAATGCACGGTTGCCCATTTGTCAAACCTTTTTTCCTGCGACAGACGATCTTCGCTTCTATGCTCCAGTTTGAAACTTTCAGAAGCTAATATAAGGGGCTGACTAACAATCAGGCgaaagatttttttttttttgaaatttcattaAACTTTCAGAAGCTAATATAAGGGGCCGACTAACAATAAGGTGAttgattttctttttgaaatttCATTAGAATCATCCAGAGTCCAACGGCTTTGGTTTGTTTTCTCCCTCGAGCTGAAACCATAAAATCACCAAACCTGAACCAGTCAATGCCTTTCTTCCCCTTCAGCTGGGAAGCCGCCGTTTTCGCCTCCGGTGTGGTCATGGTGAGCCCTCGTCGGAGATGCTGCAGCTGGCAGCTGCGCCCTTGGCTCGAGCTCGGATGCTATAATCCTAGCGGcaataagagaaaaataaaaaaccacCCACCTGCACCGCGAACCCTCTTCGACGCATGCACCACTACTCCAGTAGGGCTGCAAACAAATCGAGATCGAGCGAGTTAGAGTTGGCTCAGCTCAACTAATATGAAAATTTGAGCGAGCCCAAATTTAGTGAAGCTCATGATCGAGCTGTAGAACATGACTCGTGCTCAGTTTGTAACGATCTCGAatcgatctcgagctagtttcgagctaatTGAGATGGTAAAAATTATAAATCTATGGATGAATAACAAAAAATTAAGGTAAATATGTTGGGAACCATTTGCCAAAAATATAGGATATTTAACACATAGTCGACCATGTGCCATAATTAGGTCTAAATCTTCTCTGCACTTAATTAAGTTTCCATGTTCGTTGGTaaataaaatggagaaaaattatggacaacatatatggtaataaattatctTATTTCCATTTAATATATGGCATGATCATTTAACATAATGATATTTTGCCGAGCTATCGGGCTAAAATCGAGCGAGCCAACATTGGCTCAAGATCGGCTCGTTTCTCGGTCGAGCTACATAAAGTGTTCAAACTCAGCATGTTTcttttcgagtcgatctcgagtcgaGTCAAAAAACGAGTTGTTCTTGAGCGgctcacgagcctcgagcttttcttgcagccctatGCACCACCGACGCGACGTCCCCATCACCGTCCCATCCGGCCGTGTCGCGACCTCCCGGACCTCGTGCTCTGTTTCTTCTCCAGAATTCAACTTTATTTTGGCAACAAAAGCCCTCAAAGAGGGCTAATCTTTATTCTTTAGCAACCTAAATAATGTACAGAAAGAAGTTTCCCCATAGGAAAGGAGATGGCTTCAAAAGCCATTTTGGAATTACATCCATAGGCTTTGCTGGATAAGAAGGTGCAAAGTAAGCCTTTTTGGCTAGAGAATGAGGTAGGAGAATTTTGAGCCTAGGAATGTGCTTGATCCTACAAGACCCGAGGCTAAAGGTGAGGTTGAAGAAATCTGCTAGAGCTGGTCTGATCCTCCAACGATGAAAAAGGGTTTactcccgctttatattataaagcaaccatcACCGATTATCTGATCTTCCAATGTCCTGGGTGTTCAAGTAAATTCTTGGCTTCAATGGCTTCAACTAGTGTCCTGCAATAGAAGAAGGAAATCGAGCTCCAATTCAAAGTCTTGGCAATTGCTGCCGCAATAAGTAATCTGTAAAACCGAATGCACATTCATGGATACCACTTGTATGAAAATTGAATGACCAGTAAGCTCATTCCTTAGAAATACTCCAAGAGAAACTTTGTCTGCTGCCACAACAGGATTGAATGCCGCATCAACATAGGCTGACAAACCTGTAGGCAGTTAGGCAAATTTGTGCCTGGGGAAGAACCGGAGTAAGAGCTAGCAAGGAGCTTATCTTCATCCCAAAGTTTGGAATTGGGTTTTCAAAGATTGCCAATATGCTAGGATAGCCCCCTCCAAATTCGGCTTAAGATGATCATGAATGTTTCCCCATCATTTGCACCAAGGACTAGTCCATATGCAAGTGTTGCCATTAACAATTGGAAGTTGACAAGATTTGAGCATAAGAGGAAGAATTTTAATAATAGAGGCCTAAAAAGCAGACTTGGGAGCAGAAGAGTTAGGTTTCCAAATAGAAGAGTTATGGAAATATTTGGCTCTAAGGATGTTGGCAATCAAGGAGGAAGGGTTATTGATAATTCTCCAAGCGGCCATAGTTTTATTCATAAGGGACAAATCTCTAATACCCCCACGGCATCATGCATAGGTTTAAAAATGTCCTCCCAAGCTCTAAAGCAAATAGGATTGGACTCACTTT is a window of Triticum dicoccoides isolate Atlit2015 ecotype Zavitan chromosome 2B, WEW_v2.0, whole genome shotgun sequence DNA encoding:
- the LOC119367346 gene encoding uncharacterized protein LOC119367346; the protein is MAAVKPSPPPLPAGTVVVVLALVRVVLALTLALGRVLLVAAEALPYLVFATLWVISAAAATKVAGGRAWAEGSAPAVFLQALTGVVLKASFLVLQALGAVMLCGQFLLYVAAAVSGSGSEFLKRAHGAFNQELIRGVPPRTAVLGTFASTPFILLILAGSLVECMMSKKIGSVIVDVGIFGSSAIPCFVVIPAVVLSNWREDQMSKKNMTHVADC